GATACCCATCTGAAACTGCGGTATTTTGGTGTCTTCTCTTACTTAGACCTCCTAAGTTAAAATCACAAAACATTTGTGTTCTGGGGACAATGCTTATGCTTAAAACACATGCAGCTGTTCCCAACTAACTCTATTTTCCTTGCTAGAGAAGCCAATTATGACGCTTTTAGTTTTACTAGCTGATCTATCCTCATATTCACAATCTGTCGCTTTTGTACGTCAATCATGGGACCGATGCACCATAGGAACAGTAAGTAAGTGGCAATAGGACGGGACGAAAAGCCAACGCTTACTCTCCACAGTATAACATGGTGCGAGGTGCCCGTTTCTCGGATAGCGGAGTTTCATAGCATTCTCATCCATCAAATGGTCATGGCTTCCTATTATTTGGTAGAAAACTCATAAACacaaaagatttttgaatACGCAACTCTTAAGTGAACCACGAACATAATTCATCTGCTTTTGCATCCTTTCAAATCTCGAAAACCTTTCTTtgccttcttcttttcacttaATTGAGACGCTAGCAAAAAAGAACCCGAAGGACATGATTATAGCATAATCagatttcagagaaaagaGGAACTAATTTTTAATACTAAAAGGGCGTACAAATAATATTAGATTGTCTGAGAAGTCTCCTATGTTTCTGATGATTCCGTATCACCAGTGTACGTTCATACATATTATGGTATGGTTCAGCGGATGTAGGGAATGCACTCGAACCTTCACCACACCTATTGGCATATATCAATTTGCTCCATACGCGCTGGTATGGAACGCAAATATAACCCCTACGACATTCCTCTCACTGTCGTCACGCCCTCCACTTCCATAGTTCAGGTTTGGAGGCAACACAGGCGCATATGCGACCATCAAAGAGTCAGCAACCATGCACGGCTTTCACAAGTCCCCCAGCCCAGCCAAGAGTCGTCAGGTCCAGAAAAGGCCTAACAGGGAAAAGGTACCCGGTGTTCGACCATGTGAGAACCAAGAACACATGTCTTTCCCTTCTCTTCCCCAAGGTTTTCACCTCACCTCTGAGATGAAGTCACGTACGAAACTCCTGAAGAAGAGACAGTTGGTGGATCCGGATGAGGAGCCAGGGACGATCCCGAAATACAGCCTCCACCACCACAAAGTCTCCTCTCCTGTTGTGGTGATCCAGGAACGAAACCGAGTGCTAGGAGCTCCTGCCCGAAGGGAAAGTTATTAACGCAGAAACTTAAATTCTCCAACCGTAAAAGCTGAATACCCACACATTGGACGCACATCCGCAGAGCAGACCCAAATCGTCCTCGACCACGACGCACAGGAACGTTTACCCATCCCAAGCTGGGGAGCTAGGGATCCCTGGTGATCCCCAGCGTTTTTTTAGCGCTCCGATTACTGTCTCTTCGGTCACGTCCAGCATTTGCCggaaggaaagaaatccaGGATTGAGGACAGGATCATAGAACTAatcgggatttttttcaatttgcagCACCAGTACATAAAGTAGGGAATCAACTATTTCTCCCGGTGTTGACGTTGAATAAGAGGTGCATTGGAGGGGATGCTTACTTCTGATGTCCGGGTTTGTcacttttgaaatattcactATACAGTGTTACTCAAAAAAACTTTAAGAAAATACTACGAAATAAAATACGTATGTGATTAGTAAATGAAAAGCGGGCATTGTAAACGACTTCTATTCACGTCAACATTACTTAGTTGTTAACCGTATGAAAAAAGGTAGTCATTCGTTGAAAAAGTTCCGAATGGAATTATCTATGAAGTGGCTTACGTTAGCACTGTCCTCGGGTAGCAGGATCGACAGAACTTCTATGTATCGGATTTTGTAACATATGCAAGATTCCTGAGCTTAAGTTCTGTGGAGCTACCCTGCGCTGAAAACTCAGGGAAAGATCCCAGTAGCAAAGCCAGacttttgttgcatttttcgTCAACTTGAAGAATGCCAGTTCGTAAAAATAAACCTTATTCAACAACTGTGAGTGGCTTTTTGGAAATGATAGGTGGCCTTGCAGTTTCCCCAGGCATATAGCGGGGACTTTGTCCAcagttaataaaaaaaactatggaagCTTTGAAAACTTCCagattaaagaagaaatcagaaatggGATCACTAATGAATGGAATTAGCCGGTCCCATACTCTCAATGATGTGGTCCGTTGTAAGAGATAACATCGAAAACAGTTTGTGAGAGAATATAAAAATCTTTCATTGGTGAATGAAAGAGATAGCAACCTGATcagtgaaaagcaaaaaacgaTTATTATAGCTACCAGAAGtacaaataaacgaaaaaaagacaaatagcTATCGTTAAAACTTTTACGTAAGGCACAAGTTGGCACCGCTCGCTGCACTGAGGGCGCTACACCTTGAAACACAAACAGAGGTGGGGAATTGTAATTTCCATCAAGTGGAAAAGGCGTTGAGCGTGTAAAAGCACGGTTTCCTAGCGACCGTTGTCGACTCGGAACACCCAGATCTCGAACGGTCTACAACAAGAGACCTACAACAAGCAAAGTACATGTAAACACATCACTACAATCATAATCAAATAATCTGGGAaatgaatgttcttttttgggAAACTGAAGAGAAAATGGTCAAAGCAATGGGAAAATGGATGAGGGCAAGGCAACAAGATTTTCGAAAGGGCCGTCGTTGTTGTCGAATGACCACTTCCACAAAGCTATTCGGTAGCTTACTACTTGCATGCTGCTGGAGTGAGCGAACAAAAATAGTTGAATGGCGAGTATGGGTTGCTGCACCGGATGGACTTCACGATCATGAGCTTTTCGCCTTGTTTTCCTGCTTGATTCTGTAGGCTTTGATGATAAGCGTGACGGCAACAATCAGGATCAGACCACCGACACCAATCACTGACAACATTTGATTGTCCTCCTGAAAATAGTAGTCTTTAATGTCTTCCGTTTTTCAATTCTTGCTCATCGCAACCAATCGGTGTTGCAGTGGTGTTCAGGATCAAAAATTATCATCCAGGTAGGAGAAGCCTGAGTTTGAGTGGACGAAAGTTAGGCTGAATTGTTAATGTCTGTTTTTTCCAGTACTAGGAGAACAAGGATGATCACTCATTGGCGGACATTGTTCAGCtgacttttttcgaatttcttgttGCAGTGAGTGATTGAGGGAGTGATTTTTCTTGGGTGCATTTTCCGCCCCTATTCATCTGGAATGCAATCTCCTCAGCGTTATTGTGTTTTCCTAACCAATTTCACACTTTCGATCTCATTTGTTTTCGCCTTCTTTTCCGTTCATTTGATTGTGAgagcagatgaaaaaaaaattctagaacgTTTTCGCAATCTAAATTGTCTCAACGTAGTCCAATTACTGAAGTTTACATAATTTGGTCAATCCCAGTAGCGATGCTTTAGGAAGTTGAATGAAGAAACTGTAGTTAAGAAGAATTTGATATTCTCCAAAGCTGGGAGGCTAATTCTTTTACTTATCACAACTTACCATAACGTCAAGAATCTTCTCTTTCGTGTATTCGTACAAGTGCTCAATAGCAGTTGGGGGTTCAGGAACCCTATAATAGTAGGTCGAATTTTTTCCAATCGGAATATCAAACAATACTGAATCACAAATTTCAACCTCATTCCTCGTTGTTCTTTGAATTTGTACAAAGCGAAGTTGGTTAGAGTCCTGACGTCCTTAGCTGCTTCTTTGTAACGATACATTTTCCCACGATGGAATCTGTAAAGAGCAATGAACCCTTcaagaacagaaaagaagctTCCTGAAATACTCGCAGTAGGAATGTTGGGCAGTCATTCTCATCGATATGGAATCTGTCGGTGACGTCGTCGTTGATAGACGTTTCAACTTTGCCAACGTGAACGAGTCCGCGAAGCCTTGAATAACGAATGTCATGGTAGAAAGcttggaaatttttcgaaacttccagaaaaaatgtaaatttcagGAAACTTTCATTTCAGGAACTAATTTGACTGCATCGTTCACTGAGATTTTCAGCATTGTATACTTTGCGGTATAGAATAGGGTTCGTGACGAAGTTTACGGATATCAGGTCGAAAATGGGAAATACTCTCTACGAATCCAGAGGTCAGGTAGATAATGGCCATCGGATTGGTCAGTTTAGCCAATTTCTTCCCTCATTAGAGTAGTCGAATGAAAGCGAGTAAACTAGACTAAACTACAGGAATTCAGAATCACACGCTCTCATTCTTTTACTTGGttgggtgtaaagagttgcctcgTCGGATAGATCGTGATCAGTCCAACGTTCCTACGTCGCCCGTTCTCTGGATTCGTATGGACTATGTGTTTTTGCTCGTTGCAATACTTACTTCCGCACCCTATCTGCGCTACTGGAGAGTACCAATGTCAGAAATTTCCGCGAGTGCTATAATACCATGAAAGCTAAACGTACTTGTGAGCAACCGTCTCCCACATAGGAATAAAGGAGTTGCATGGTCCCTCGTCTGCATCgtaactgcaatttttttgtttttaacaatttttacattgtgatatatatgcatacaaaaaaaaacaaaagaggattttatattattgattatacCCTTGTTTTAAAATTCCATAGGATTAAGGTAAAATGACGGTTTTAGAATCCGCTGTGTCTGAAGAATATTTTAATAGTTGCTGGTTTAGAGACCCTGACTGTCGGCTGTGTTGATAACTGCTGATATCTCCGTATCGTTTCCGTTTCCTTTCCCACCTTAGTTGTTTTTCCGTTCCCTTTCCCACCTTAGTTGTTAACTTGTAAACGCAAACATCgtaatttttccttaaacgtTTCCTTGCCAGCCCGATACCGTATGATTTTTGAACTAAACCATGTGAAAATCAATAGCCGCGCTTTTGTATACCCGAAATCGAACGGCTATTTTGAGAACCTTTGCGATTGTGGTCTTTTTGTTGGGTTGTTAACTGACGAGGTGGTAAGTTTAACATCTCACTTTTTGACTCAAAAGTAAGACTCAGTTTAGTTTTTCACCGCTCAATTTTTGCTGGTGCTCCTAAActgttgaaaaatttcttagttACCGTTACTCCAGATATCGTTCGTAATGTATTTTAGGTTGACTGGTAGAGAGCCCAGCTCAACAACATGCCTCCAACCTAACTTGTCCCCCACCTGCGCTACAGGGCATATGAATGAAAGTTAGGAAATCTTCTCATAAGTGCCTATGATTATACGAATCTAGCCCATAATCGTTCTACACACATAATCCTTTTCACGTTTGCCAGGTGTCTCATGGATTAATATTGCACCACCGCTGCATACCACTCTCGTATACTCGATTTGAGGCACGACTAGTGGttaatacttttctttttttgaaacagatGATTTGTCGCAAGTAGTCAGAGAAACCGCCCCATTGGAACTTCGAAGACAACCGCACTGTGCATGAGATCTAGTGTCTATGTCTCTTCttcattaaattattatatgtTCAATAGAAAATCCCTGTAAAATTAGTAGTATAAACTCACAACATTACAAACCAGTCCAGGGTCCCCTCGTCAGGAGAATGGGAATCAGTGCGCGATTCAAAGTTGTCGTCAGTTAGATCCCATGTAACAACTTCTTCATGAGATCGCAACCAACGCAAGACCTCCTCGGAATCCTTGAATTCACCTACAACAGTGGAAACATCGCATAAAATGGTCTCATATGGTACGGTTACAAAATCTATGGTACGGTTACAAAATCTAGTCTTACTTAAAAAAGGTTTTAAtcaaaggaaacaaaacaCACGGAATGGctttaaaatagaatgaatagGTTTAGAAATGCATTACCTATAATTATGGCAATTATCTAACTCTTATacttatttttgagaaat
The Necator americanus strain Aroian chromosome I, whole genome shotgun sequence genome window above contains:
- a CDS encoding hypothetical protein (NECATOR_CHRI.G2882.T1); amino-acid sequence: MRVSWLLLVAFLVYTGLVETRKKNQNVKVTVADDVPLPRRAASAKSPPVQKKGGKHVEEPKHDDDNSIDDVDEDKIDEILRDATRNLVIFFYDGRAQCPSCGEALSEVEEIDDDIEATGYVQVVKTDDRSVARDLGIVTFPSLVYYRRKNPILYDGEFKDSEEVLRWLRSHEEVVTWDLTDDNFESRTDSHSPDEGTLDWFVMFYDADEGPCNSFIPMWETVAHKFHRGKMYRYKEAAKDVRTLTNFALYKFKEQRGMRVPEPPTAIEHLYEYTKEKILDVMEDNQMLSVIGVGGLILIVAVTLIIKAYRIKQENKAKSS
- a CDS encoding hypothetical protein (NECATOR_CHRI.G2881.T1), translated to MHGFHKSPSPAKSRQVQKRPNREKVPGVRPCENQEHMSFPSLPQGFHLTSEMKSRTKLLKKRQLVDPDEEPGTIPKYSLHHHKVSSPVVVIQERNRVLGAPARRESY